The following proteins come from a genomic window of Paenibacillus sp. CAA11:
- a CDS encoding WXG100 family type VII secretion target, translating into MSDRVHLNPEQIESIARQFMQGKERTRQISSDLALTVQNLEQEWEGVSKQRFMQDFQEADRQMRALVHTLEAIGLELSALAHKFRTIDQTR; encoded by the coding sequence ATGTCTGATAGAGTTCATCTTAATCCTGAGCAGATTGAGAGTATAGCCCGGCAATTTATGCAGGGTAAAGAGAGAACCCGGCAAATTAGCTCGGATCTCGCGCTTACAGTGCAGAATTTAGAGCAGGAATGGGAAGGCGTATCCAAGCAGCGTTTTATGCAGGATTTTCAGGAAGCTGACAGACAGATGCGGGCATTGGTTCATACGCTTGAGGCCATTGGCCTTGAGCTTAGCGCACTGGCTCATAAGTTCCGGACGATTGACCAAACGCGATGA